In Longimicrobiales bacterium, the following are encoded in one genomic region:
- a CDS encoding amidohydrolase family protein gives MRSWRFLRLTLLLALMPGIVSAQQASRTEPVVALRDNTPGVHAFTNARIVVAPGRVLERATLVVRDGVIEAVGANVTPPADARVWDMSGRTLYPGFIDAHADLGIGQAPPADEGDAGPVHWNPQVRAYFSAAGDFRDSEERRSALRAQGFTTAHAVPQLGIFRGRTAVVSLGDGTASERMQRAIVAQSVAFRGSRELGNTYPNSPMGAIALMRQTLLDADWYIRAWDTHRRSPQRVPQPETNIALAALNDVVAGGEPVLFEATSELEVLRARALADEFPIEPWLRGSGEEYRIVDVLTGAKTTLILPLNFPEAPDVDSPEDALDAELDELRHWYLAPENPARVAAAGLQFALTTDGLSKTDEFLPNLRTAVARGLARDAALAALTTNPARMLGIDAREGTLERGKLANIVVVDGDLFADGSTVRDVWVHGERYVVNPDAAVDPRGEWRITSSDEPRLNGTLKV, from the coding sequence ATGAGATCCTGGCGTTTCCTCCGGCTCACCCTGCTGCTCGCCCTGATGCCCGGCATCGTGAGCGCGCAGCAGGCGAGCCGGACCGAGCCGGTCGTCGCGCTGCGCGACAACACGCCCGGCGTGCACGCGTTCACGAATGCCCGCATCGTCGTTGCGCCTGGGCGCGTGCTCGAGCGCGCGACCCTGGTCGTGCGTGACGGCGTGATCGAGGCGGTCGGCGCGAACGTCACGCCACCCGCGGATGCGCGCGTGTGGGACATGAGCGGCCGGACGCTCTACCCGGGATTCATCGACGCGCACGCCGACCTGGGCATCGGGCAGGCACCGCCCGCGGACGAGGGGGATGCCGGGCCGGTCCACTGGAACCCGCAGGTGCGCGCGTACTTCAGTGCGGCCGGCGACTTCCGCGATTCGGAAGAGCGGCGCAGCGCGCTGCGTGCGCAGGGCTTCACCACGGCGCACGCCGTCCCGCAGCTCGGCATCTTCCGCGGGCGCACTGCAGTGGTCAGCCTGGGCGACGGCACGGCGAGTGAGCGGATGCAGCGTGCGATCGTCGCACAGTCGGTCGCGTTCCGCGGCAGCCGCGAGCTGGGCAACACGTACCCGAACTCACCGATGGGCGCGATCGCGCTCATGCGCCAGACGCTGCTGGATGCGGACTGGTACATCCGCGCATGGGACACGCACCGCCGCTCGCCGCAGCGCGTGCCGCAGCCGGAAACGAACATCGCGCTCGCTGCACTGAACGACGTGGTCGCCGGCGGGGAGCCGGTGCTCTTCGAAGCGACGTCGGAGCTCGAGGTGCTGCGCGCACGCGCGCTAGCCGACGAGTTCCCTATCGAGCCGTGGCTGCGTGGCAGCGGTGAGGAGTACCGGATCGTGGACGTGCTGACCGGTGCCAAGACGACGCTGATCCTGCCGCTCAACTTCCCCGAGGCACCGGACGTCGACAGCCCGGAGGACGCGCTGGACGCCGAGCTCGACGAGCTGCGCCACTGGTACCTGGCGCCGGAGAACCCCGCACGCGTGGCCGCTGCAGGACTGCAGTTCGCGCTCACGACCGACGGGCTCTCGAAGACGGACGAGTTCCTGCCCAACCTGCGCACTGCCGTAGCACGCGGCCTCGCCAGGGACGCTGCGCTCGCCGCGCTCACGACGAACCCCGCGCGCATGCTCGGCATCGATGCACGCGAAGGGACGCTGGAGCGCGGCAAGCTCGCGAACATCGTCGTGGTCGATGGCGACCTGTTCGCGGACGGCTCGACGGTCCGCGACGTGTGGGTGCACGGCGAGCGCTACGTGGTCAACCCGGACGCCGCGGTCGATCCGCGCGGTGAGTGGCGAATCACCTCGTCCGACGAGCCGCGGCTGAACGGCACGCTGAAGGT